One region of Juglans regia cultivar Chandler chromosome 4, Walnut 2.0, whole genome shotgun sequence genomic DNA includes:
- the LOC108979606 gene encoding BES1/BZR1 homolog protein 4-like yields the protein MTSGARMPTWKERENNKRRERRRRAFAAKIYTGLRMYGNYKLPKHCDNNEVLKALCNEAGWTVEEDGTTYRKGCKPVRRMDIMGGSTSASPCSSFQPSPCASYNPSPASSSFPSPVSSHYAAKANGNADADSLIPWLKNLSSGSSSASSKLSHDLHVHGGSISAPVTPPLSSPTSRTPRTKNDWDDPTATPSWAGQHYSFLPSSTPPSPRHQVLPDSRWFAGIQISQSGPASPTFSLVARNPFGFMEEALSGGGSRMWTPGQSGTCSPAVAAGIDHTADVPMSDGMATEFAFGSNTTGLVKPWEGERIHEECISDDLELTLGNSRTR from the exons ATGACGTCGGGAGCGAGAATGCCAACgtggaaggagagggagaacAACAAGAGGAGGGAGCGGAGGAGGCGAGCCTTCGCCGCGAAGATCTACACCGGTCTCCGGATGTACGGGAACTACAAGCTCCCGAAGCATTGCGACAACAACGAGGTCCTCAAAGCTCTCTGCAACGAGGCCGGTTGGACCGTCGAAGAAGACGGCACCACCTACCGAAAG GGGTGTAAACCTGTGAGACGAATGGACATTATGGGTGGATCAACTTCTGCTAGTCCATGCTCATCATTCCAACCGAGTCCATGTGCTTCTTACAATCCAAGCCCTGCCTCATCTTCCTTCCCGAGCCCAGTCTCATCCCATTATGCTGCAAAGGCCAACGGTAATGCTGATGCCGATTCTCTCATTCCATGGCTGAAAAACCTCTCATCAGGATCATCATCAGCCTCGTCCAAGCTTTCCCATGATCTTCATGTCCACGGAGGTTCTATCAGTGCTCCAGTTACCCCTCCATTGAGCTCCCCAACATCTCGAACTCCTAGAACTAAAAATGACTGGGATGACCCAACTGCAACCCCATCATGGGCTGGGCAGCACTATTCTTTCCTGCCCTCATCTACCCCACCAAGTCCACGCCATCAGGTCCTGCCTGATTCAAGGTGGTTTGCTGGTATACAAATCTCCCAAAGCGGCCCAGCATCCCCTACATTCAGCCTTGTAGCAAGAAACCCCTTTGGCTTTATGGAGGAGGCGTTATCAGGTGGAGGGTCTCGGATGTGGACTCCCGGGCAGAGTGGCACATGCTCTCCTGCAGTAGCTGCAGGCATTGATCACACCGCAGATGTTCCAATGTCAGATGGAATGGCAACTGAATTTGCATTTGGCAGTAACACAACTGGGTTGGTGAAGCCCTGGGAAGGAGAAAGGATCCACGAGGAATGCATATCTGATGATCTTGAACTCACACTCGGGAACTCTAGAACTAG GTAG
- the LOC108979602 gene encoding heat stress transcription factor A-4c-like, whose translation MDDSQGGSNSLPPFLSKTYEMVDDPSTDSVVSWSQCNKSFVVWNPPEFARVLLPKFFKHNNFSSFIRQLNTYGFRKIDPEQWEFANEDFMRGQPHLLKNIHRRKPVHSHSMQSLQGQGSASPLSESERQSLKEEIERLKNDRERLLLESQRNEEERRVYELQIQRFKERLQQIELRQQNMMSSVAGVLRKPGLALNLVTQLENHDRKRRLPRISYFRDEADIEDDQMEASQSLPRESGASASTLTLKMDPFEHLESSLSFWESVVHDVGQTCVEQNSSVVLDESTSCADSPAISGLQLNVDIRPKSPGIDMNSEPATVAAPDSVEPVTSEEQAVVNAATVPTGVNDVFWEQFLTENPGSSEAQEFQSERKESMAERMKPNLAIMANFSGR comes from the exons ATGGATGATTCCCAGGGTGGTTCGAATTCGCTGCCTCCGTTCCTTTCAAAGACGTACGAGATGGTGGATGATCCCTCCACTGATTCAGTTGTGTCGTGGAGCCAGTGTAATAAGAGCTTTGTCGTGTGGAATCCTCCGGAGTTTGCGAGGGTTCTGCTGCCGAAGTTCTTTAAGCACAATAACTTCTCAAGCTTCATTAGACAGCTGAATACATAT GGTTTTAGAAAAATTGATCCGGAACAATGGGAATTTGCGAATGAAGATTTTATGAGAGGTCAGCCACACCTTTTGAAAAACATACACAGACGAAAACCCGTTCATAGTCACTCAATGCAGAGTCTGCAAGGACAAGGAAGTGCATCGCCTTTAAGTGAATCGGAAAGACAGAGTTTGAAGGAGGAGATTGAGAGGCTTAAAAATGATAGGGAGCGGCTTCTTTTGGAGTCGCAGAGGAATGAAGAGGAGCGGCGTGTATACGAGCTACAAATACAGCGATTCAAGGAGCGTTTGCAGCAAATAGAGCTGCGACAGCAAAATATGATGTCCTCTGTTGCTGGAGTCTTGCGGAAACCAGGGCTTGCCTTGAATCTTGTGACACAACTGGAAAATCATGACAGAAAGAGAAGGCTGCCAAGAATCAGTTATTTTCGTGATGAAGCCGACATTGAAGATGATCAGATGGAGGCTTCGCAAAGTTTACCTAGAGAAAGTGGGGCAAGTGCTTCTACTTTGACATTGAAAATGGACCCGTTTGAGCACTTGGAGTCATCGTTGTCATTTTGGGAGAGTGTTGTGCATGATGTTGGTCAAACTTGTGTTGAACAAAATTCAAGCGTGGTATTAGATGAATCCACGAGTTGTGCTGACAGCCCTGCTATATCTGGCTTACAGCTTAATGTTGACATTCGGCCTAAATCTCCTGGAATTGACATGAACTCTGAACCTGCTACAGTTGCTGCTCCAGACTCTGTTGAGCCTGTTACCTCCGAAGAACAAGCAGTCGTGAATGCTGCTACTGTGCCCACTGGGGTCAATGATGTATTCTGGGAACAGTTTTTGACTGAGAATCCTGGTTCATCCGAAGCACAGGAATTTCAATCAGAAAGAAAGGAATCAATGGCTGAAAGAATGAAACCAAACCTGGCAATCATGGCCAATTTTAGTGGAAGATAA